A single Aminivibrio sp. DNA region contains:
- the jag gene encoding RNA-binding cell elongation regulator Jag/EloR gives MNDNEVLVLDVHSVEEARKEAAGRWGLDPSDVAVKVIEEEKSFFGLLGRKLRVEARPVAPLSALRGKAMAARLLAMMDLHIVPELSDDNRINLTGQDAGIIIGKYGETLKSMEFLLNLMTRGVDEGERIYLDSDGYRERRELSLQRLALAAARKSVKRGKPTYLEPMTSWERRVIHMTLKDDSTVETKSVGEAPSRKVVVWPVAPARSSSGQERRPLKRRA, from the coding sequence GTGAACGATAACGAAGTTCTCGTCCTCGACGTTCACTCCGTGGAAGAAGCCCGGAAAGAGGCCGCCGGACGGTGGGGGCTTGATCCCTCCGATGTTGCCGTCAAGGTGATTGAGGAGGAAAAGAGCTTTTTCGGCCTCCTCGGGAGGAAGCTCCGGGTGGAAGCCCGCCCCGTGGCCCCTCTCTCGGCGCTCCGGGGAAAGGCCATGGCGGCCCGGCTTCTGGCGATGATGGATCTTCACATCGTCCCGGAACTTTCCGATGACAACAGGATCAACCTGACCGGCCAGGATGCGGGTATTATCATCGGAAAATACGGCGAAACCCTCAAATCCATGGAATTCCTGTTGAACCTCATGACGAGGGGAGTGGACGAGGGAGAGCGGATTTACCTCGACAGCGACGGCTACAGGGAACGCAGAGAACTGAGCCTCCAGCGCCTCGCCCTTGCGGCAGCCCGGAAGTCGGTGAAGCGGGGCAAACCCACTTACCTTGAGCCCATGACCAGCTGGGAGCGCAGGGTGATCCACATGACCCTCAAGGACGACAGCACAGTGGAAACGAAGTCCGTTGGGGAGGCTCCCTCCAGGAAGGTTGTCGTCTGGCCCGTAGCCCCGGCCCGCTCTTCATCGGGCCAAGAGCGGCGCCCTCTGAAGAGGCGCGCCTGA
- the leuS gene encoding leucine--tRNA ligase codes for MGYDFQSIEQKWQHTWESEGTFNADTEPGREKFYCLEMFPYPSGALHMGHLRNYSIGDMLTRFLWKKGLNVLHPIGFDAFGMPAENAAMKYNTPAAEWTWQNIEHMTEQLKHMGCSYDWRRRIETCNPDYYRWTQWIFLQFFKKGLAYRKNAPVNWCASCSTVLANEQVINDGHCWRCGTPVVKRNLEQWFLRITDYAQELLDDLDNLPGWPERVKIMQRNWIGRSEGARLSFTEKTTGEKIETFTTRFDTIFGVTFLALAPEHPFVQKIISLSPEGERISAFVQKCVSQSSIERTAVGGEKEGIFTGFSAVNPVTGEEFPILIANYILMDYGTGAIMGVPAHDQRDFEFARKYGIPVKPVINPAEGEPLDGNSMEKAFEDDGITCNSGQFDGLPTSRAIPEMIEWGVQKGLCTREVNFRIRDWLISRQRYWGAPIPVVYCDRCGVVPVPEEELPVLLPGNVKITEVGKSPLAEDGEWLSVPCPKCGRPGRREADTMDTFICSSWYFFRYCSPRNEGEVFSKEEAAYWMPVDQYIGGIEHACLHLIYARFFTKFFADIGLSTTREPFTNLLTQGMVIKNGAKMSKSLGNVVDPDEIISKYGADTARLFILFAAPPANDLDWSERGVEGAHRFLNRVWRLVEENLPVLGKAGPNRPVPMKNLKEPRLRELKRKIHTTIRDVTRDIDREKQFNTAVARLMELLNALVSFRIGSDEEHALFREGVDVLLSCLNPFCPHITEELWEMTGHGETLAKLSWPSAEEEALEADTVTVVVQINGKVREKAEFPAGLGEEDLKRGVLELPGVAKRIEGQEIVRIIAVPDRLVNVVVKR; via the coding sequence ATGGGCTACGATTTTCAATCCATCGAGCAAAAATGGCAGCATACGTGGGAGAGCGAAGGCACGTTCAACGCCGACACCGAACCAGGCAGGGAGAAGTTCTACTGCCTTGAAATGTTCCCCTACCCGAGCGGCGCCCTCCATATGGGGCACCTGAGGAATTATTCCATCGGCGACATGTTGACCCGTTTCCTCTGGAAGAAGGGGCTGAACGTGCTTCATCCCATCGGCTTCGACGCTTTCGGCATGCCTGCGGAAAACGCCGCAATGAAATACAACACCCCTGCGGCGGAGTGGACCTGGCAGAATATCGAACACATGACGGAGCAGCTCAAGCACATGGGTTGCAGCTACGACTGGCGAAGGCGGATCGAGACGTGCAATCCCGATTATTATCGATGGACCCAGTGGATCTTCCTCCAGTTTTTCAAGAAGGGGCTTGCCTACAGGAAAAACGCTCCCGTGAACTGGTGTGCAAGCTGCAGCACCGTGCTCGCCAACGAGCAGGTCATCAACGACGGGCATTGCTGGAGATGCGGCACTCCCGTGGTGAAGCGCAACCTGGAGCAGTGGTTCCTGAGAATAACCGATTACGCCCAGGAGCTGCTTGACGACCTTGACAACCTTCCGGGCTGGCCGGAGCGGGTCAAGATCATGCAGCGGAACTGGATCGGCCGCTCCGAGGGGGCCAGGCTCTCCTTCACCGAGAAGACCACCGGCGAAAAGATCGAAACCTTTACCACCCGGTTCGACACGATTTTCGGCGTGACCTTCCTCGCCCTTGCCCCGGAACACCCCTTCGTGCAGAAGATCATCAGCCTCTCCCCTGAAGGGGAGAGGATTTCGGCCTTCGTGCAGAAGTGCGTCTCCCAGAGTTCCATAGAACGCACTGCTGTAGGAGGCGAAAAGGAAGGCATCTTCACCGGCTTCTCCGCCGTGAACCCCGTGACGGGGGAGGAGTTCCCCATCCTCATCGCCAACTACATCCTTATGGATTACGGAACGGGAGCCATCATGGGCGTGCCGGCCCACGACCAGAGGGACTTCGAGTTCGCCAGGAAATACGGCATTCCCGTAAAGCCTGTGATCAACCCCGCCGAAGGGGAGCCGCTTGACGGAAATTCCATGGAAAAAGCCTTCGAAGACGACGGGATTACGTGCAATTCGGGGCAGTTCGACGGCCTTCCCACGTCCCGGGCGATCCCCGAGATGATCGAATGGGGCGTTCAGAAGGGATTATGCACCAGGGAAGTGAACTTCAGGATCCGGGACTGGCTCATTTCCCGGCAGAGATACTGGGGTGCCCCCATTCCCGTGGTGTACTGCGACCGCTGCGGTGTGGTCCCCGTCCCGGAAGAGGAACTTCCGGTGCTGCTTCCCGGCAACGTGAAGATCACCGAGGTGGGCAAGTCTCCCCTCGCCGAGGACGGTGAATGGCTTTCCGTGCCCTGCCCGAAGTGCGGCCGGCCGGGGCGGCGGGAAGCGGACACCATGGATACGTTCATCTGCTCCTCATGGTATTTCTTCCGGTACTGTTCGCCCAGAAATGAGGGCGAGGTGTTTTCGAAAGAGGAGGCAGCCTACTGGATGCCTGTGGACCAGTACATCGGCGGCATCGAGCACGCCTGCCTGCATCTTATTTACGCCAGATTCTTCACCAAGTTTTTCGCAGACATCGGCCTGAGCACCACCAGGGAGCCCTTTACCAATCTCCTGACCCAGGGCATGGTCATCAAGAACGGAGCGAAAATGTCCAAATCCCTGGGGAACGTGGTCGATCCCGATGAAATCATCTCAAAGTACGGTGCGGACACTGCCCGGCTCTTCATCCTTTTTGCAGCCCCTCCCGCCAATGATCTCGACTGGTCGGAGCGGGGAGTGGAGGGAGCGCACCGGTTTCTTAACCGGGTCTGGAGGCTCGTGGAGGAAAACCTCCCGGTTCTGGGGAAGGCCGGCCCGAACCGGCCGGTACCCATGAAGAACCTGAAGGAACCCCGCCTCCGGGAGCTCAAGAGAAAAATCCACACCACCATCAGGGACGTGACCAGGGACATTGACCGGGAAAAACAGTTCAACACGGCTGTGGCTCGCCTGATGGAGCTCCTGAACGCCCTTGTCTCCTTCAGGATCGGGAGTGACGAGGAACATGCGCTCTTTCGCGAGGGAGTCGATGTCCTTCTTTCCTGCCTGAACCCCTTCTGCCCTCATATCACGGAAGAGCTGTGGGAGATGACGGGGCACGGGGAGACGCTTGCGAAACTTTCCTGGCCTTCGGCGGAGGAAGAGGCTCTCGAGGCCGATACGGTCACCGTGGTGGTACAGATCAACGGCAAAGTCCGGGAAAAGGCGGAATTCCCTGCAGGGCTCGGCGAAGAGGATCTGAAGCGCGGGGTCCTCGAACTCCCGGGGGTGGCCAAACGGATAGAGGGGCAGGAAATCGTCAGGATCATCGCTGTTCCTGACAGGCTCGTCAACGTGGTGGTGAAGAGGTAG
- a CDS encoding YidC/Oxa1 family membrane protein insertase — protein sequence MSAIWKMGGDLMMKLMELVHGFTGSWGLAIIILTLIVRLLLHPLTQKQMASMQKMQKLQPRIKMLQEKYKDDKETLNREMMTLYRENKVNPAAGCLPLLVQLPVFILLYRVLTNYDFSGVSFLGIQLDGSVLSTLGQALGLAVEKEHLGIMSVANGIMANPAGLMNIGAYLANTLLLVGIGFLTWYQQQLTSSGNPQMAMMNWFMPLFLAFICLSLPGGVLLYWGVSSLLGVVQQLRISRKTAAEMKQKPALFKEKPTKSGD from the coding sequence GTGAGTGCAATCTGGAAAATGGGTGGAGACCTGATGATGAAGCTCATGGAACTTGTCCATGGCTTTACCGGGTCCTGGGGGCTCGCCATTATTATTCTGACGCTGATCGTCAGGCTTCTGCTGCACCCCCTGACGCAGAAGCAGATGGCCAGCATGCAGAAAATGCAGAAGCTCCAGCCGCGTATCAAAATGCTTCAGGAAAAGTACAAGGACGACAAGGAAACTCTCAACAGGGAAATGATGACCCTCTACAGGGAAAATAAGGTCAACCCCGCAGCCGGATGTCTTCCTCTCCTTGTACAGCTTCCCGTGTTCATTCTTCTCTACCGGGTGCTGACGAATTACGACTTTTCCGGTGTCTCCTTCCTCGGAATCCAGCTGGACGGGTCGGTGCTCTCAACCCTTGGGCAGGCGCTCGGCCTGGCCGTGGAAAAGGAACATCTCGGCATCATGTCGGTCGCCAACGGCATCATGGCCAATCCGGCAGGTCTGATGAACATCGGCGCCTACCTTGCCAATACCCTTCTCCTCGTGGGCATCGGTTTCCTGACGTGGTACCAGCAGCAGCTCACCTCCAGCGGCAATCCCCAGATGGCCATGATGAACTGGTTCATGCCTCTCTTCCTCGCATTCATCTGCCTCAGCCTGCCCGGAGGCGTTCTTCTCTACTGGGGTGTTTCATCCCTTCTCGGCGTAGTCCAGCAGCTTCGCATATCACGGAAAACGGCGGCGGAAATGAAGCAGAAGCCGGCCCTTTTCAAGGAAAAACCTACGAAAAGCGGCGACTGA
- the rpsT gene encoding 30S ribosomal protein S20 has translation MPNKKSAVKRMKTSEKNRLYNRFWTTRCKNAVKKVLEAVENKDTALAEKRLAIAQSVIDKAVGKGVMHGNTGSRRKSMITNKVKTLYTKSA, from the coding sequence ATGCCCAATAAGAAGTCCGCAGTGAAAAGGATGAAAACCAGCGAAAAGAACAGGCTCTACAACCGTTTCTGGACGACGCGCTGCAAAAACGCCGTGAAGAAAGTCCTTGAAGCTGTTGAAAACAAGGATACGGCCCTCGCTGAGAAGCGTCTTGCCATCGCCCAGAGCGTCATCGACAAGGCGGTCGGCAAGGGCGTTATGCATGGAAACACCGGCTCCAGAAGAAAGTCCATGATTACGAACAAGGTGAAAACCCTTTACACGAAGTCGGCCTGA
- a CDS encoding nodulation protein NfeD, with the protein MNRKIRTCLGAFLAAFILFLLPVPSAAFVIAASLEGTVGISMEKFVGDVLDRAAGEQASIVVFRLDTPGGLVSSMRSITSAILESKVPVVVWVSPSGARAASAGAFILQAAHVAAMAPGTNVGAAQPVMASGKDAPDTDMKKKITNDLAAHIRSLAQVKERNADVAERMVTESLSITAEEALSLGVVDLVASDMESLLIGIRGREVTAGSRTVRLDPPSGEPVEISMSLREKILQFVSSPDIAYLLLTAGVLAIIFEVISPGGFVLGTAGAVMVLLGAFGLRMLPFNWAGIVLLAAGVGVLVLDLMVGGIGVLSLFGLAALVTGGLIIFRAPGGELLNVSMSFIAGMSIALGLFFFAALYLVLRSMKRRTSSGREGMIGTVAEVVEDLAPVGLVKCRGEIWRARSRDGAPISRGRTGKVAAVQGITLVIDEDGGKVLPAGESSEKPADK; encoded by the coding sequence ATGAACAGAAAGATTCGAACATGCTTGGGTGCCTTTCTTGCGGCATTCATACTTTTCCTCCTTCCGGTGCCGTCGGCGGCTTTTGTGATTGCCGCCTCCCTGGAAGGAACGGTGGGCATCTCCATGGAGAAATTTGTTGGGGATGTGCTGGACAGGGCTGCCGGGGAGCAGGCGTCGATAGTGGTCTTCCGGCTTGACACCCCGGGGGGCCTTGTGAGTTCCATGAGGAGTATCACCTCGGCAATACTGGAATCTAAGGTACCGGTGGTGGTGTGGGTATCGCCGAGCGGTGCGAGAGCGGCGTCGGCCGGAGCCTTCATTCTCCAGGCGGCCCACGTGGCGGCCATGGCGCCGGGCACCAACGTGGGCGCGGCCCAGCCGGTGATGGCGTCGGGTAAGGACGCTCCCGACACGGACATGAAAAAGAAAATCACCAACGACCTCGCCGCCCATATCCGGTCCCTGGCCCAGGTGAAGGAGCGCAACGCCGACGTGGCGGAGAGGATGGTCACCGAGAGCCTCTCCATAACCGCTGAAGAGGCCCTTTCCCTCGGAGTGGTGGACCTTGTGGCTTCCGACATGGAATCCCTCCTTATCGGCATTCGGGGGAGGGAGGTTACGGCGGGCAGCCGGACGGTGCGCCTCGATCCCCCTTCCGGCGAGCCGGTCGAGATCTCCATGAGCCTCAGGGAGAAAATTCTCCAGTTTGTCTCCAGTCCGGATATCGCCTATCTCCTCCTGACCGCGGGAGTGCTCGCCATCATCTTCGAGGTCATATCGCCGGGAGGCTTTGTCCTCGGAACTGCGGGAGCCGTCATGGTCCTTCTCGGAGCCTTCGGCCTCCGGATGCTTCCTTTCAACTGGGCCGGCATCGTACTTCTCGCCGCAGGCGTCGGCGTTCTGGTTCTTGACCTGATGGTGGGAGGGATTGGTGTGCTCAGTCTTTTCGGCCTTGCAGCCCTCGTGACCGGGGGGCTCATAATTTTCCGCGCTCCGGGAGGTGAGCTGTTGAATGTGTCCATGAGCTTCATCGCAGGAATGTCCATCGCTCTGGGACTGTTCTTTTTCGCCGCTCTTTATCTTGTCCTGCGGTCCATGAAACGGAGAACCTCTTCCGGCAGGGAGGGGATGATCGGTACGGTAGCGGAAGTGGTGGAGGACCTGGCGCCCGTGGGGCTTGTCAAGTGCCGGGGAGAGATATGGAGGGCCAGGAGCCGCGACGGCGCTCCCATATCCAGGGGAAGAACGGGAAAAGTGGCAGCGGTCCAGGGAATAACACTGGTCATCGATGAAGACGGCGGGAAGGTCCTTCCCGCCGGGGAAAGTTCGGAAAAACCAGCAGATAAATAA
- the rpmH gene encoding 50S ribosomal protein L34 produces MVKQTFQPHNRPRKRKMGFLARSSSPTGRRVLRNRRRKGRARLAV; encoded by the coding sequence ATTGTGAAACAGACGTTCCAGCCCCACAACAGACCGAGGAAAAGAAAGATGGGCTTCCTCGCCAGATCGAGCTCCCCGACGGGCCGGCGGGTTCTTCGCAACCGCAGGAGAAAGGGCCGCGCACGGCTGGCCGTGTAA
- a CDS encoding ribonuclease P protein component — protein MKFLFPRSSRLRRGWEYDLVFRTGNRLKGQLVRLLFLEAPDGRTRVGFAVGKRWGKSHERNRGRRILKEGFRRLMPWMKEGMWVVASLRSGGMTAGAVEVYYDLARTLASRGMMVGEWPGSDWDCTGAGRKEEP, from the coding sequence TTGAAATTTCTTTTTCCGCGGTCTTCGCGCCTTCGACGAGGGTGGGAGTATGACCTTGTCTTCCGCACCGGCAACCGACTGAAAGGCCAGCTGGTGCGGTTGCTGTTTCTGGAGGCTCCCGACGGGAGGACACGGGTGGGATTCGCTGTCGGGAAGCGCTGGGGGAAGTCCCACGAGAGAAACAGGGGACGGCGGATCCTGAAGGAAGGTTTTCGCCGCCTTATGCCGTGGATGAAAGAGGGCATGTGGGTTGTCGCCTCGCTCAGGAGCGGCGGGATGACCGCAGGTGCGGTGGAGGTGTATTACGATCTCGCCCGGACGCTTGCGAGCCGGGGCATGATGGTCGGAGAATGGCCGGGATCGGACTGGGACTGTACCGGGGCAGGAAGGAAGGAAGAACCGTGA
- a CDS encoding slipin family protein has translation MVTDAVEMILSIGTSFGFLIIAVFILASAVKVVPEYQRVVVFRLGRLVGSKGPGIVLVIPLIDRVVRVDLRVVTLDVPVQEVITKDNVPIKVNAVVYFRVMDPAFSVVEVENYILATSLLSQTTLRSVVGSADLDEVLSSREKINSELQKIIDERTDSWGIKVSAVEVKELELPESMKRAMAKQAEAERERRAKIINAEGEMQAAQKLSEAAKQMEASPITLQLRYLQTLREISGDKNSTTIFPLPLDLVKPFMDRFFKKDEA, from the coding sequence ATGGTTACCGACGCAGTGGAGATGATTCTCAGTATAGGCACATCCTTCGGATTCCTTATCATCGCCGTGTTCATCCTGGCATCGGCGGTGAAGGTGGTGCCCGAGTACCAGCGGGTGGTGGTCTTCCGTCTCGGGAGGCTCGTGGGTTCCAAGGGACCCGGTATTGTTCTGGTCATTCCCCTCATCGACAGGGTGGTAAGGGTTGACCTTCGTGTCGTGACTCTGGACGTTCCCGTCCAGGAGGTTATCACGAAGGACAACGTTCCCATCAAGGTGAATGCCGTGGTGTATTTCCGGGTCATGGACCCGGCTTTCTCGGTGGTGGAAGTGGAAAACTACATTCTGGCCACGAGTCTCCTCTCCCAGACAACCCTCCGTTCCGTGGTGGGGTCGGCGGATCTCGACGAGGTTCTCTCTTCGAGGGAGAAGATCAACAGCGAGCTTCAGAAGATCATCGACGAACGAACTGATTCCTGGGGCATCAAGGTCAGCGCCGTGGAAGTGAAGGAGCTGGAGCTGCCAGAGAGCATGAAGCGGGCCATGGCGAAGCAGGCTGAAGCAGAGCGGGAGCGGAGGGCAAAGATCATCAACGCCGAGGGAGAAATGCAGGCCGCCCAGAAGCTCAGCGAGGCGGCGAAGCAGATGGAGGCGTCCCCCATCACACTGCAGCTGAGGTACCTCCAGACGCTTCGGGAGATCAGCGGGGACAAGAATTCCACTACCATATTCCCTCTGCCTCTCGACCTTGTGAAGCCCTTCATGGACAGGTTTTTCAAGAAGGATGAAGCATAG
- the holA gene encoding DNA polymerase III subunit delta, translating into MPRLKALTTSGAAGRQLLEDTLAALEAEGYTRSGVSEGGEWSALISAGRTGSLFDEKRVTVVEGAELLGPFPDALEPFLEEEGAAEVILLVYESAPTKLFAPETRKKVGFLRAGTTSLAPWERKGWVMALAKEMNVRLSDDGAAFLAEMLDDPGELRSEVDKLGRYAAGDVVTGEMVKSLSFDEGKSRMLSFLDAFCTGRTGEIFSCLEHLKKEESVLPLVTALYNRIRPALYLGLFPDKGGDWVRLVLQIKEYPLKMSREALRRYPARALADLAAGLISLSWKEKTSSAEGWFGFEALLTQCMESGGSK; encoded by the coding sequence ATGCCCAGGCTGAAGGCGCTGACCACGTCAGGCGCCGCCGGGCGGCAGCTTCTGGAAGACACCCTCGCCGCCCTCGAGGCGGAGGGATATACCCGTTCGGGGGTCTCCGAAGGGGGCGAATGGTCCGCTCTTATTTCCGCCGGCAGGACGGGCAGCCTGTTTGACGAAAAACGAGTCACAGTAGTGGAAGGGGCCGAACTTCTCGGCCCCTTCCCCGATGCCCTGGAGCCCTTCCTCGAAGAAGAGGGGGCTGCGGAAGTCATCCTCTTGGTCTATGAATCGGCCCCCACGAAACTCTTTGCCCCGGAGACAAGGAAAAAAGTAGGCTTTCTGCGGGCGGGAACCACCTCCTTGGCGCCATGGGAACGGAAGGGGTGGGTCATGGCTCTGGCGAAGGAGATGAACGTCCGCCTGTCCGACGACGGGGCTGCCTTCCTGGCCGAGATGCTCGACGACCCGGGAGAACTTCGGTCCGAGGTTGACAAGCTCGGCAGGTACGCCGCCGGGGACGTGGTCACCGGGGAGATGGTGAAAAGTCTCTCCTTCGACGAGGGAAAGAGCAGGATGCTTTCCTTTCTGGATGCTTTCTGCACGGGGCGTACTGGGGAGATCTTCTCCTGCCTGGAGCACCTCAAAAAAGAAGAGAGCGTTCTTCCTCTTGTCACTGCCCTTTACAACAGGATCCGTCCGGCGCTCTACCTCGGACTCTTTCCTGACAAGGGCGGCGACTGGGTGCGTCTCGTCCTCCAGATCAAGGAATACCCTCTGAAAATGTCCAGGGAAGCCCTCAGGCGCTACCCGGCCCGGGCTTTGGCTGACCTTGCGGCCGGTCTTATCTCCCTTTCATGGAAAGAAAAAACCTCCTCGGCGGAAGGTTGGTTCGGCTTCGAGGCCCTTCTGACGCAGTGCATGGAGAGTGGTGGAAGCAAATAA
- the yidD gene encoding membrane protein insertion efficiency factor YidD, whose amino-acid sequence MNVVSRIGIGLIRGYQLFVSPLLGHNCRFYPSCSQYAAEALAVHGFLKGVFLAAKRIGKCAPWHPGGYDPVPPRYEKGGAYISEDGDR is encoded by the coding sequence GTGAACGTCGTCTCCCGGATAGGCATAGGACTGATTAGAGGCTACCAGCTTTTTGTTTCGCCCCTTCTCGGACATAACTGCCGTTTTTATCCCTCCTGTTCGCAGTACGCCGCGGAGGCCTTGGCGGTGCATGGATTTCTGAAAGGTGTTTTTCTAGCAGCAAAACGGATAGGCAAATGCGCCCCGTGGCATCCGGGGGGTTACGACCCCGTGCCGCCCCGGTATGAAAAAGGCGGGGCTTATATCTCCGAGGATGGTGATCGATAG
- a CDS encoding ATP-dependent DNA helicase produces MDIPQMENFFGPSGRLAGIFPSFEYRKQQADLAEEVRQALLGGPGEILAAEAPPGVGKTFALLIPSMLEAAASGKKILFLTAGIPLQEQLILKDLPALNRVLGLSLPFGLLKGKGNYACLVRAAEVSESGRGGFLSFGDGGAASTLIAQWLESTETGDLSELRLPPDSPAVARVAASSRACLGFRCPFKDRCFSRKALREAQDWSVVVANYHLFFSYLLGAGKPFPVSCDILICDEAHRIPEAARSSMAMTVSEDDFARLLRHRALSEGAALLEHGSTAGRIAALSGEIRQETARFFDLLEVKVSSKKASFTEPCEELRHRQEVVSEKVLELLRFFAPLVDEQEEPDPELSAAAVWAEELRRTRHALQWCTEVKNYPSWAYWKEGRSLSSAPAAPFAELADSFLSGAPDSIFFMSATLTAGGKWDYWMRETKIKPTRFFISESPFDLPGQMEILVVDTGMDVMNPAYDDTVCSVIEKLVESNGGSTLVLLSSLRLLEKAARTLRRKERSYAVLVQGELPRSDLLQMFREDRTSVLIGSASFREGVDIPGDGLTQVIIDRIPFPHPGDPLVQARNALEGSAAFSRAILPEAKMLLKQAAGRLIRSREDKGRVAIIDGRVLQRRDWNIPAALPQVKYRRLVVSSNRPA; encoded by the coding sequence ATGGACATACCCCAAATGGAGAACTTCTTCGGTCCTTCCGGCAGGCTCGCCGGGATATTCCCCTCCTTTGAATACAGGAAACAGCAGGCCGACCTTGCCGAGGAAGTCAGACAAGCTCTTCTTGGAGGTCCGGGTGAAATTCTTGCCGCCGAGGCCCCTCCCGGAGTGGGAAAGACCTTTGCCCTGCTCATTCCTTCCATGCTTGAAGCGGCTGCCTCGGGAAAGAAAATTCTCTTTCTCACCGCAGGCATTCCCCTCCAGGAACAGCTTATCCTCAAAGACCTTCCCGCCCTCAACCGGGTGCTTGGGCTCTCCCTTCCCTTCGGGCTTCTGAAGGGGAAGGGGAATTATGCCTGCCTTGTCAGGGCAGCCGAAGTCTCGGAAAGCGGCAGGGGAGGATTCCTCTCCTTCGGGGACGGAGGAGCGGCATCTACGCTCATCGCCCAATGGCTTGAATCCACTGAAACAGGGGATCTCTCGGAACTGCGCCTGCCTCCCGATTCCCCTGCGGTGGCGCGAGTTGCGGCCTCATCGAGGGCCTGTCTCGGCTTCCGGTGCCCTTTCAAGGACAGATGCTTCTCCCGGAAGGCCCTCCGGGAAGCCCAGGACTGGTCCGTGGTCGTGGCAAACTATCACCTCTTTTTCTCCTACCTACTCGGGGCGGGGAAGCCCTTTCCCGTCTCCTGCGACATCCTGATCTGCGACGAAGCCCACAGGATCCCCGAGGCCGCGAGATCATCCATGGCCATGACGGTGTCCGAAGACGACTTCGCCAGGCTGCTCCGGCACAGGGCCCTGTCCGAAGGGGCTGCACTTCTGGAACATGGTTCAACCGCCGGCAGAATTGCCGCCCTATCGGGAGAAATACGCCAGGAGACGGCCCGTTTCTTCGACCTGCTCGAGGTCAAGGTGTCTTCGAAAAAGGCATCCTTCACGGAGCCCTGTGAAGAACTGAGGCACCGGCAGGAGGTCGTTTCAGAGAAGGTTCTGGAACTCCTGAGGTTCTTCGCTCCTCTCGTGGACGAGCAGGAGGAACCGGACCCCGAGCTGTCTGCCGCTGCGGTGTGGGCGGAGGAGCTTCGCCGGACCCGTCATGCCCTGCAGTGGTGCACCGAGGTGAAAAACTATCCCTCCTGGGCCTACTGGAAGGAAGGGCGGTCTCTTTCGAGCGCTCCCGCCGCCCCCTTTGCGGAGCTGGCAGACAGTTTCCTCTCCGGAGCCCCGGACTCGATTTTCTTCATGTCGGCCACCCTTACCGCAGGAGGAAAGTGGGATTACTGGATGCGGGAAACCAAAATCAAGCCTACCCGGTTCTTTATCTCCGAATCCCCCTTCGACCTCCCCGGCCAGATGGAAATCCTGGTGGTGGATACCGGGATGGATGTCATGAACCCGGCCTATGACGATACAGTCTGCTCGGTCATAGAAAAGCTCGTGGAAAGCAACGGCGGGAGCACGCTCGTCCTTCTGAGTTCGCTGCGCCTCCTGGAGAAAGCGGCCCGGACGCTCCGTCGCAAAGAGAGAAGCTACGCCGTTCTTGTCCAGGGAGAGCTGCCCCGGTCGGATCTGCTGCAGATGTTCAGGGAGGACAGAACATCGGTTCTTATCGGAAGCGCCTCCTTCCGGGAAGGGGTGGATATTCCCGGGGACGGTCTTACACAGGTCATCATCGACCGGATACCCTTCCCCCACCCGGGGGACCCTCTTGTCCAGGCACGGAATGCGCTCGAGGGAAGCGCCGCCTTTTCGAGAGCCATCCTTCCCGAGGCGAAAATGCTCCTTAAACAGGCCGCCGGGCGGCTCATCCGTTCACGTGAGGACAAGGGCAGAGTGGCCATCATCGACGGAAGGGTACTCCAGAGAAGGGATTGGAACATCCCGGCGGCTCTGCCGCAGGTAAAATACCGCCGCCTTGTGGTCTCGTCGAACCGGCCGGCCTAA